The Bacteroidia bacterium genome segment CCATCAGCCATAGTAACAGGTGCTGCATAATTGCTATTTGCCATACTAATGACATCACTAATAGTATTTCCTGTTGTAATAGATTTAGGCTGATTTAAACCTTCTAAAGCCACATCGGCACCTATCCCAGTAACATTGTAATGATACCCTGTTCCTGCAGCCCATATAGTAGTAGCATTTGGGCTGGTATATGCCATAGTGGTAGCACCATTACCACCGAGGGTAAGACCATATTTAACAGACAAATAAGATTCTACTTTGTTGGTTTGTGCTGCAGTTAATGTAGCTGGATAAAATACTGTTTCGGCTATAAGCCCCCAAGAAAAACGAGGATGATTACTTGCATCACCTGGATGTCCTAAATCTTGTTCTCCAATTTGAAAGCCTGCACTTGTAGTTACCGCGCTTCTTGTTACTCTGCATAAATTCCAATAGTAAGCATGAGAAAGTGTTTGAACTCCGTTGATATATGTTTCTGCTGCTGCATTCGAAAAATCATTGCCTCCTTCATGCTCAGAATATAATCCAGTTCCAAATACTTCTTCTCTGCCTAAGTCCAGATTATCTTGTTTCCATTCGTGAACAATTCCAACATACCCTTCAATAGCAGGATTTAATTGTTGTACTACAAAACCCTCTTGTTCTGTCCAACTATCAGCACCAGAACTTCCATCGTCAAGTGCTTCTACATCTGTACTTGAACCATACCAACTAACAGGGCTATTATTGGTATAACTAACAGCCGGATTAAAATTAGCAGCATTAGTGGTATAAACAGGACCAACTCCTGTATTTGTTTGTGTTAAAAGAATATCATTTGTAAGCGAATTCCAATTAGTAACTGTAGAGCCATTTGTTGCAGGCGTAACGTTTGTATTGGCTTCAAACCAAATACTTGGAGAACTTACACCACCTGGAGGCGCTGCTACTGTTAAAACACCTGTTGGTGTTGGTATTGGTGTTGGAGTACTAGTACCTGGAGACGAAGTACCTATATTGAAACTGGTGCATTGAGCATTTAAAACATCTCCCCCAGCAGCACTCGCACTTACATCATACGCTATCCAAAAATAATAGTGCGTACCTGTAGTAGCTATTGAATAAGGTGTAGTAGCAGTATAAACAGTGGAAGCTAAGGCTGGAGCAGAACCACCAGCTATCAATTCAGTAGCAGTAGAAAATGTAGCCATAGTCCCTGTATAATAAATATGTATTTTACTTGCATCTGTAGTGATAGCAGTGGAGCCTAAGGCATTTATTGTCAAGCTATAAATAAAATAACCCGAGGTATTCGATTTCACTTTAAGTTCTACAACTTGCTGAGCAGTATTGCCTGGGTAAACAGTATAGGATGATGAAATACAATTTGACGTTATTGTAACCGCCGCTTTTGTAACTGGCAGATATACTACAAACAAAATCAATACAAAAACTATTTTTTTAGAGATATTCATTTATCCTTTTTTTTAATTTGCATGTAAGGATAAATGTATTTTATTGTTTTATAAGCGAAAACTTCATAAGTGGTGGGTATTTAGGGATAAGTGGCTGATAATGTTGCATAAGCACATTAAAAGTTGAGCCTAACATGAGGCAAGTTACACTGAACGTATGGCGCGCGCAGATGAACCTATGACACGCGCAGCTGAACCTATGACACGCACAGATGAACGTATGGCACGCGCAGATGAACGTATGGCACGCACAGATGAACGTATGGCACGCGCAGATGAACGTATGGCACGCACAGCTGAACTTATGGCACGCGCAGCTGAACTTATGACACGCGCAGATGAACGTATGGCATGTTTAATTTAAAATGTGGAATGATTTGCAAATTTGAGAATGTGCGTATGTGCAGATTGAAAAAATATTTTTTGAACGCGCGCTGGCAATGTTTCATTTTAGAAGCCTCACCAAAATCCTCTCCAAAGGAGAAGGGAGTATTAAAAAATTCCTCTTCTTTGGAGAGGATTTAAGACAGGACTTTATTCGAAATAAGATACCCGAAAAATAGGTTTACAAAATTGTGTTTTCAAACAAAAAACAACACACCTACAATAATGATAATAGTGATAAGGAGATATGCCCAAATATCTGCGGGGAAGTAATTTTTGTACTTTTCATATTGTTCTATTAAGCCATTCAGCATCGTTTCGAAAATTATTTTTTCAACCGTTTAAAAACCAACCACCAAACGTAAATTTACTTCACGCGTGGTAAGGTAATTCGGAACGGCATATTGCCTGCCATTTACATCGGTTATCCAAGTATAAGAAATGGTATTGTTGATGTCTAAAATATTGAATACTTCCAAGCCAAGCCAAATGGATTTTAAATGATTAAAAGCATTGTGAGGAGAAAGTTTCCGCCCTTCTTTTAAAATTTGATACGAAAAGCCGATGTCCACTCTTCGGTAAGGCGGCATTCTTAAGGTGTCTTTATAACGCATTTGATCTGGCGGACCAAAAGGCAATGCGCTTCCGAAAATCAAACCCAAGTGCATTTTAAAATCAGGGAATTTTGGTAAATAATCTTGAAAAAAGATACTGAACGTTACCAATTGGTCGGTTGGGCGCGGGATATAACCAGGATTGTGTTTCACACTATCAGTAGCAATATTGTTATAGGTATATCCCGGAATGATTTGTTGTCCTGCACTGTTGTAAAAGGTATAATAACTGTAATCTGGACTTTCTTCGCGCGCTTGCATAATGGATAAACTTGCCCAAGATTGAAGTGTTCGCACAAACTCTCCACTCACTTTCATATCAATACCAGTTACATAACCTTTTGCATCGTTATTGGCAAAATAATGAACGTGTACATCGTCAATTTCGTAAGGGTCAATGTCATTCAAGGCTTTGTAAAAAGCTTCTGCCGTAAATTTAAAGGGGCGATCCCAAGCCTTAAAATTCAAATCGCTGCCCAGCACATAATGAATGGACTGTTGCGCTTTTACGTTGGTGTTCAGGTTGCCGCTGTAATCGAGCATCTCTCTTAAAAAAGGCGGTTGATAGTAAAAGCCAGAAGAAGCGCGAAACAAAATATCTGTTTTCCAATGTGGTTTGAAGGCAAACGTGGCACGTGGACTAACTACATTTTGATGATTGAGGTCTAAATAATTACTACGGATGCCAGCTGTTAAAGTGATGTGCGAGGTATCCTTCAATTGTTTTGTCCACACATTTTCAACATATCCTTCTACTTGATTGGCAAGGATGGTATTGTTTGCTTTCACTACGTTTTGCAAGGTAATTTCGTTGGCAGGTGTTTGTGGCAGTGAATAGCCTGCGGAATCAATCATGTTCCATTCGCTAAGCTGATCGGTGATGTTTTCGAGTTTATAGGTTAGCCCCCATAAAAATTGATTTTTCCCATAATTAATGGTTCCTTTATTGGCAAGACTAAAAACAGTAGCATTCAAATAATCACGTGCATGATTCAAAAAAGAACCTACTCCTAAATTGTACGCTACTTGTCCGAAGGTGGGTTTACTTAAATCTGTTTCCAATTGATTGATGTAATATTGCCCAAGAATATCATACGTTTCATCTTCAATATCTTTGTAGGCAGAAGCAATAAATTTGATATTCGTTTTTTCATTTGGATGGTAAATGAGCGAAAAAGCTCCCGTCCCTGCTTCAAACTGATCCACTTCTTGTCCACCAAAATACACTTGTAAATCAAGCGCTTGGTTAATGGTACCAAAAGAGGTTTGACGCGATTGAGGAACGGTTAAATATTTATTTCTCGAGAGGTTTCCTAAAAAATCCAATTCCCATTTATCCGATAAATCATAGGTCAGATAGGTTTGCACATCGGTAAACGAAGGTTTATAATCGCCTTTGGTATCTAAACTATTCAATAAATATTGCGTTGTTTTTTGTCGAACACCTACAATCCAAGTAAAACGATAATTATCGGAAGAGCCTTCTAAATGGAGTGATCCTCCTAATAAACTACCTGAAGCCGTACCAGCAAACTTTCTGGGTCGGCGGTATTTTACGTCTAATACAGAGGACATTTTATCTCCGTATTTAGCTTCAAAGCCTCCGGCAGAAAACAAAACGGATGAAACCATGTCTGGATTTATAAAACTTAATCCTTCCTGTTCTCCTGATCTAACAAGGAAGGGACGATACACTTCTATATCGTTTACATACACTAAATTCTCGTCATAATTTCCTCCTCGCACAGAATATTGGGAACTTAACTCATTGTTGGTATGCACACCGGGTTGGGTCATCAGCAGTGCATTGAAATCCTCGGAAGGGCTGGGCATCGCGCTTATCAATTTCGAATCTAAGCGGGTCATTTCAGTGGAACGGTCTCGTTCGTCGGTTACTTCTAATATTTTCAAATTGCTTTTCGCAGAAGGAAAAAGCTGTTGGTTG includes the following:
- a CDS encoding carboxypeptidase-like regulatory domain-containing protein gives rise to the protein MTCLLLFFFLPSKILYAQDSASVSGFVLAQDSTPIEGVTVSVFGLAITPAYSDAQGHYLLKIPANKALQLVFSGLGYEEEKTTTIDLQKGRMIKINQQLFPSAKSNLKILEVTDERDRSTEMTRLDSKLISAMPSPSEDFNALLMTQPGVHTNNELSSQYSVRGGNYDENLVYVNDIEVYRPFLVRSGEQEGLSFINPDMVSSVLFSAGGFEAKYGDKMSSVLDVKYRRPRKFAGTASGSLLGGSLHLEGSSDNYRFTWIVGVRQKTTQYLLNSLDTKGDYKPSFTDVQTYLTYDLSDKWELDFLGNLSRNKYLTVPQSRQTSFGTINQALDLQVYFGGQEVDQFEAGTGAFSLIYHPNEKTNIKFIASAYKDIEDETYDILGQYYINQLETDLSKPTFGQVAYNLGVGSFLNHARDYLNATVFSLANKGTINYGKNQFLWGLTYKLENITDQLSEWNMIDSAGYSLPQTPANEITLQNVVKANNTILANQVEGYVENVWTKQLKDTSHITLTAGIRSNYLDLNHQNVVSPRATFAFKPHWKTDILFRASSGFYYQPPFLREMLDYSGNLNTNVKAQQSIHYVLGSDLNFKAWDRPFKFTAEAFYKALNDIDPYEIDDVHVHYFANNDAKGYVTGIDMKVSGEFVRTLQSWASLSIMQAREESPDYSYYTFYNSAGQQIIPGYTYNNIATDSVKHNPGYIPRPTDQLVTFSIFFQDYLPKFPDFKMHLGLIFGSALPFGPPDQMRYKDTLRMPPYRRVDIGFSYQILKEGRKLSPHNAFNHLKSIWLGLEVFNILDINNTISYTWITDVNGRQYAVPNYLTTREVNLRLVVGF
- a CDS encoding T9SS type A sorting domain-containing protein; amino-acid sequence: MNISKKIVFVLILFVVYLPVTKAAVTITSNCISSSYTVYPGNTAQQVVELKVKSNTSGYFIYSLTINALGSTAITTDASKIHIYYTGTMATFSTATELIAGGSAPALASTVYTATTPYSIATTGTHYYFWIAYDVSASAAGGDVLNAQCTSFNIGTSSPGTSTPTPIPTPTGVLTVAAPPGGVSSPSIWFEANTNVTPATNGSTVTNWNSLTNDILLTQTNTGVGPVYTTNAANFNPAVSYTNNSPVSWYGSSTDVEALDDGSSGADSWTEQEGFVVQQLNPAIEGYVGIVHEWKQDNLDLGREEVFGTGLYSEHEGGNDFSNAAAETYINGVQTLSHAYYWNLCRVTRSAVTTSAGFQIGEQDLGHPGDASNHPRFSWGLIAETVFYPATLTAAQTNKVESYLSVKYGLTLGGNGATTMAYTSPNATTIWAAGTGYHYNVTGIGADVALEGLNQPKSITTGNTISDVISMANSNYAAPVTMADGTYLIWGNNDSALYAGGSKKFSSLWMVPVGTPIYTHGGPSTAIYDQIQRVWRTQKTGAPAGNVIIAVDMSQVMGPGGLGTNANADVVLLVDNNAKFGDGSAGEYTITPNAGYPATSGTIYFSVPYSDFSAVGYFTIGSINQAAAPLPISLLSFTGACNNGVTTLNWSTASETNNHYFTIQSTVDGSNWTNVATIPGAGTTTQTKNYFFTLNETSGTNYYRLSQTDYDGNTVSFNTIDVTCSGNAEKSWVVFPNPTNGQFTLQLNGGMEKDVQSIQIYNVLGQELFSVSADNTVIQAIQNIDLSRFSKGMYFVKVQTLNQVQTKKIIVQ